Part of the Planococcus plakortidis genome is shown below.
GCCAAAGAAATTGAAAGTACTGAAACCGTCCGGTACGATAGAAGAAAGAAAAGGAGTGATGGATTTGTCTACACTAGAAGGATTGGCAGCACCTGGCTTCACATTGCAAAATGAACAGGGCAAAACAATTTCCCTTTCGGATTTTGCAGGGGAAAAATACGTCGTGCTTTATTTCTATCCGAAAGACATGACACCGGGCTGTACGACTCAAGCATGCGATTTCCGCGATGCCGAAAAAGATTTCTCAGAGCTTAATGCAGAGATTTTGGGTGTCAGTGCAGATTCCAAGGAACGCCATGAAAAATTCATCGAAAAGCACGGCTTGCCGTTTTCCTTGCTCGTGGACGAAGATCACCAAGTGTCCGAGGCCTACGGGGTTTGGAAACTGAAGAAAATGTACGGCAAAGAATTCTGGGGCATTGAACGCTCGACGTTCTTGATAGACCCGACAGGTACCGTCATCAAGGAATGGCGCAAA
Proteins encoded:
- the bcp gene encoding thioredoxin-dependent thiol peroxidase; this encodes MSTLEGLAAPGFTLQNEQGKTISLSDFAGEKYVVLYFYPKDMTPGCTTQACDFRDAEKDFSELNAEILGVSADSKERHEKFIEKHGLPFSLLVDEDHQVSEAYGVWKLKKMYGKEFWGIERSTFLIDPTGTVIKEWRKVKVKEHIEEVLETLKAISGD